In Campylobacter vicugnae, a genomic segment contains:
- the dnaK gene encoding molecular chaperone DnaK, with the protein MSKVIGIDLGTTNSCVSIYERGESKVIPNKEGKNTTPSVVAFTDKGEILVGDTAKRQAVTNPEKTIFSIKRIMGLMMNEKNAQEAKTRLPYHIVDRNGACAVEIAGKTYTPQEISAKVLIKLKEDAEAFLGESVTDAVITVPAYFNDSQRKATKEAGTIAGLNVLRIINEPTAAALAYGLDKKEAEKIVVYDLGGGTFDVTVLETGDNVVEVLATGGNAFLGGDDFDNRLIDFLVSEFKSESGIDLKNDVMALQRLKEAAENAKKELSSAMETTINLPFITADATGPKHLTKTISRAKFESMIDDLVSQTISKINEVVKDAGVSKSDIKEIVMVGGSTRVPLVQDEVKKAFDKDLNKSVNPDEVVAIGAAIQGAVIKGDVKDVLLLDVTPLSLGIETLGGVMSKLIEKGTTIPTKKSQTFSTAEDNQSAVTINVLQGEREFSRDNKSLGNFNLEGIMPAPRGVPQIEVTFDIDANGILTVSAKDKASGKAQNITISGSSGLSEEEINKMVNDAELHKEEDRKRKEAVEARNAADSLAHQTQKSLDELGEKISGEDRAKIEAALNDLRETLKDESATKDQIDTKVRALSEASHKLAEAMYQNQAGATNAQDKKKDDDVIDAEVE; encoded by the coding sequence ATGAGTAAAGTAATAGGAATCGACCTAGGAACAACAAATTCATGCGTAAGCATATATGAAAGAGGCGAAAGCAAAGTTATCCCAAATAAAGAGGGTAAAAATACAACTCCAAGTGTTGTTGCTTTTACTGACAAGGGTGAAATTTTAGTTGGTGATACTGCAAAGCGTCAAGCAGTAACAAATCCGGAAAAAACAATATTTTCTATTAAAAGAATTATGGGTCTAATGATGAACGAGAAGAACGCCCAAGAGGCAAAAACTCGCTTACCATACCATATAGTAGATAGAAATGGTGCGTGTGCAGTTGAAATAGCTGGTAAAACATATACTCCACAAGAGATATCAGCTAAGGTTTTAATTAAGTTAAAAGAGGATGCTGAAGCATTTTTAGGCGAGAGTGTAACTGATGCAGTTATTACTGTTCCAGCATATTTTAACGACAGTCAAAGAAAAGCTACAAAAGAAGCTGGTACAATTGCTGGGTTAAATGTTTTACGTATTATTAATGAGCCTACAGCTGCAGCACTTGCATATGGTTTAGATAAAAAAGAGGCTGAAAAGATTGTAGTGTATGATCTAGGTGGTGGTACATTTGATGTTACAGTTCTTGAGACTGGAGATAATGTTGTTGAAGTTTTAGCTACTGGTGGTAATGCTTTTTTAGGTGGTGATGATTTTGATAATAGATTAATTGACTTTTTAGTAAGTGAGTTTAAAAGCGAGAGTGGAATTGATCTTAAAAATGATGTAATGGCTCTTCAAAGATTAAAAGAGGCTGCTGAAAATGCCAAAAAAGAGCTAAGTAGCGCAATGGAGACAACAATAAATTTACCATTTATTACAGCTGATGCTACAGGTCCAAAACACCTTACAAAAACAATAAGTAGAGCTAAATTTGAGAGTATGATAGATGATTTAGTATCTCAAACAATCTCTAAAATTAATGAAGTTGTAAAAGATGCTGGCGTAAGCAAAAGCGATATTAAAGAGATTGTAATGGTAGGTGGTTCAACTCGTGTTCCTTTAGTTCAAGATGAAGTTAAAAAAGCATTTGACAAAGATCTAAATAAATCAGTAAATCCTGATGAAGTTGTAGCTATTGGTGCTGCTATTCAAGGTGCTGTAATTAAAGGTGATGTAAAAGATGTATTATTGCTAGATGTTACTCCTCTTAGTTTAGGTATAGAGACACTTGGTGGAGTTATGAGCAAATTGATTGAAAAAGGTACAACAATTCCAACTAAAAAATCTCAAACATTCTCTACTGCAGAAGATAATCAAAGTGCAGTTACAATTAATGTCTTACAAGGTGAGCGTGAATTTAGCCGTGATAATAAAAGTCTTGGTAACTTTAATCTTGAAGGTATTATGCCAGCACCAAGAGGAGTACCACAAATTGAGGTTACATTTGATATAGATGCAAATGGTATTTTAACTGTATCTGCTAAGGATAAAGCTAGCGGTAAAGCACAAAATATCACCATCTCAGGTTCAAGCGGCTTAAGCGAAGAAGAGATTAATAAGATGGTAAATGATGCTGAGCTACACAAAGAAGAAGATAGAAAAAGAAAAGAAGCAGTAGAAGCTAGAAATGCAGCTGATAGCCTAGCGCACCAAACTCAAAAATCTCTTGATGAGCTTGGTGAAAAGATATCTGGTGAAGATAGAGCTAAGATAGAAGCAGCGCTAAATGATCTAAGAGAGACGCTAAAAGATGAGAGTGCTACAAAAGATCAAATAGATACAAAAGTAAGAGCATTAAGCGAAGCAAGCCACAAGCTAGCTGAGGCTATGTATCAAAATCAAGCTGGTGCTACTAATGCACAAGATAAGAAAAAAGATGATGATGTTATCGATGCAGAGGTAGAATAA
- a CDS encoding HobA family DNA replication regulator — translation MMDLIKWSLDAIRSSSKELSWMEERRLEWAPLLASRLRYLIDGAPFIVICDEDRDWFESYLLRSINRKGSHRPILPFISLKSLYPRLNDINSKEEISLLDDMLSISFPNGFVYFYIGKSSSKLCAIAKNRASSYMWLFDEQAENSFYLSSTDENLDFKLLSMFRLFDRTIDAVLFGQVEL, via the coding sequence ATAATGGATCTTATAAAATGGAGCTTGGATGCTATTAGGAGTTCAAGCAAGGAGCTTAGCTGGATGGAGGAGAGGCGTCTAGAGTGGGCGCCACTACTTGCATCTAGGCTTAGATATTTGATCGATGGAGCGCCATTTATTGTAATATGCGATGAAGATAGAGATTGGTTTGAGAGCTATCTTTTGCGTAGTATTAATCGTAAAGGCTCACACCGTCCGATTTTGCCATTTATCTCATTAAAATCTTTATATCCTAGATTAAATGATATAAATTCAAAAGAAGAAATAAGTCTTCTTGATGATATGCTAAGTATATCTTTTCCTAATGGATTTGTATATTTTTATATCGGAAAGAGTAGCTCAAAATTATGTGCAATAGCTAAAAATCGTGCTAGCAGTTATATGTGGCTCTTTGATGAACAGGCTGAAAATAGCTTTTATCTTAGCTCTACAGATGAGAATTTGGATTTTAAACTTTTGTCTATGTTTAGGCTATTTGATCGCACAATTGATGCAGTGCTATTTGGTCAGGTTGAGCTTTGA
- a CDS encoding DNA polymerase III subunit delta' — translation MSLDSKIIISDDFESIKSEYASILKPEYLKIFEYESLLIDGAKEIISQAYIAENQPKVLLILANKYGIDPQNALLKILEEPPRNIVFVLVAPAKNIFLPTVRSRLSIDNRVKLIKSEPTGIDFARLNLAYINDYVSAQSALEKSDKLSKTQLLNLLKSIIIDAVKNGVKFNHEDYLYFNKLYRITDLNAKAQTVLLPLLLLIMQRIR, via the coding sequence TTGAGTTTAGATAGTAAGATTATTATTAGCGATGATTTTGAGAGTATTAAATCCGAGTATGCCTCTATTTTAAAACCTGAATATTTAAAAATTTTTGAATATGAGAGTTTATTGATAGATGGAGCCAAAGAGATAATATCTCAAGCCTATATTGCAGAAAATCAGCCAAAAGTACTTTTGATTTTGGCTAATAAATATGGAATTGATCCACAAAATGCTCTACTAAAAATCCTAGAAGAGCCACCAAGAAATATAGTATTTGTTCTAGTAGCACCAGCTAAAAATATATTTTTGCCTACAGTTCGCTCACGCTTAAGTATTGATAATAGAGTAAAGTTAATTAAAAGCGAGCCAACAGGGATTGATTTTGCTAGGCTTAATCTTGCTTATATTAATGATTATGTATCTGCTCAATCAGCACTTGAAAAGAGCGATAAACTAAGCAAAACTCAGCTTTTAAATTTGCTTAAATCCATCATAATAGATGCAGTTAAAAATGGAGTTAAATTTAACCATGAAGATTATTTGTATTTTAATAAATTATATAGGATAACAGATCTAAATGCTAAAGCTCAAACAGTGCTTTTACCGCTACTTTTACTAATAATGCAAAGGATAAGATGA
- a CDS encoding 23S rRNA (cytidine-2'-O)-methyltransferase TlyA, producing the protein MRADLAVSKALNISRNQAAGLIENGVVLADSKIIKKASQEIDKDQIIEVKSQIYVSRAALKLAGFLDEIKLNLKDKIALDIGSSTGGFVQILLENGIKQVTALDVGTMQLSANLRDDSRVIIQENRDIRDFVSEFKFDLITADVSFISLLNIIMHIDRLALDDIILLFKPQFEVGINAKRTKNGVVKDEKAINKAMINFETQCNALGWKLIKKSESKIKGKEGNIELFYYFKK; encoded by the coding sequence ATGAGAGCTGATTTAGCTGTATCAAAGGCTTTAAATATTAGTAGAAATCAAGCAGCTGGACTTATAGAAAATGGCGTAGTATTGGCTGATTCAAAAATTATCAAAAAAGCCAGTCAAGAGATTGATAAAGATCAAATCATAGAGGTAAAATCTCAAATTTATGTTAGTAGAGCTGCACTTAAATTGGCTGGATTTTTAGATGAGATTAAGCTAAATTTAAAAGATAAAATTGCTTTAGATATTGGTTCAAGCACAGGAGGCTTTGTGCAAATTTTATTAGAAAATGGCATTAAGCAAGTTACAGCTCTTGATGTAGGAACTATGCAACTTAGTGCAAATTTAAGAGATGATAGCAGAGTAATAATTCAAGAAAATAGAGATATTAGAGATTTTGTAAGTGAGTTTAAATTTGATCTTATTACTGCTGATGTGAGCTTTATTTCGTTGTTAAATATTATTATGCATATTGATAGGCTTGCACTTGATGATATTATACTATTATTTAAGCCACAGTTTGAAGTGGGAATAAATGCTAAACGCACCAAAAATGGTGTAGTAAAAGATGAAAAAGCTATAAATAAAGCGATGATAAATTTTGAGACTCAGTGTAATGCTTTAGGTTGGAAGTTAATTAAAAAAAGTGAGTCAAAAATAAAAGGCAAGGAAGGCAATATTGAACTATTCTACTATTTCAAAAAGTAG
- the grpE gene encoding nucleotide exchange factor GrpE: protein MSQEINENLDENQAANEQNDQVCEQNEQNNESELESQLAKVKEDLIRATADFENIKKRLEREKADALKFANEGFARDLLPVIDALEIAANIDGGDEIAAMKDGINLTIEQFKKCFEKYGIKEISTDGEFNPEVHNAINYIESADLPSGSIAQVYQKGYTYNDRVLRPSMVVIAK, encoded by the coding sequence GTGAGCCAAGAAATAAATGAAAATTTAGATGAAAATCAAGCTGCAAATGAACAAAATGATCAAGTTTGCGAACAAAATGAGCAAAATAATGAGAGTGAACTAGAGAGTCAATTAGCTAAAGTTAAAGAGGATTTAATAAGAGCTACGGCTGATTTTGAAAATATTAAAAAGCGTTTAGAGCGTGAAAAAGCAGATGCTTTAAAATTTGCAAATGAGGGATTTGCTAGGGACCTTTTGCCTGTTATTGATGCTTTAGAAATCGCAGCAAATATAGATGGCGGTGATGAGATAGCAGCTATGAAAGATGGAATAAATTTAACTATAGAGCAGTTTAAAAAGTGCTTTGAAAAATATGGAATAAAAGAGATTAGCACAGATGGTGAGTTTAATCCAGAAGTGCATAATGCTATTAATTATATAGAATCAGCTGATTTACCAAGTGGCTCAATAGCTCAGGTATATCAAAAAGGCTATACATATAATGATAGAGTTTTAAGACCAAGTATGGTAGTAATCGCAAAATAA
- the folP gene encoding dihydropteroate synthase has product MRAYKLNIDSDFEQICRFIAPHKSGAKIMQKKANLNFILIKDIKAVAVNILKQDSLSIGAELVSSHEAIFSGDKLENALLIANDKQIQALAKKELLQDFGLKSLAKFLSNSFKKPKKCEIMAVLNFNNDSFNPSSRVSIDNAISRIEDLISLGVDYIDIGMVSSRPGSEYIGAKAEFQRVSPVVDLIYTNKLYDKVEFSLDSFDVNCLEYALDRGFSFVNDISADPNLAFLAGKYGAKYCLMHKNGDPKTMQINVKNSDILEIVSGFFAQKLDEINSSKAKQIYLDIGIGFGKTARDNMALIKHLEHFLSFGYPLLVGASRKSIIDYYSPSSVDERLAGSLYLHQKAIENGASIIRTHDPKEHIQMLKLHNAYKDLEIV; this is encoded by the coding sequence ATGAGAGCGTATAAACTAAATATTGATAGCGATTTTGAACAGATATGCCGCTTTATTGCTCCACATAAAAGCGGTGCTAAAATAATGCAAAAAAAAGCAAATTTAAATTTCATTTTAATAAAAGATATAAAGGCCGTAGCAGTAAATATCTTAAAGCAAGACTCTCTTAGTATCGGTGCTGAGCTTGTTAGTTCTCATGAGGCTATTTTTAGTGGTGATAAGCTAGAAAATGCTTTATTAATAGCAAATGATAAACAGATCCAAGCTTTAGCTAAAAAAGAGTTACTTCAAGATTTTGGACTAAAAAGCTTAGCTAAATTTCTATCAAATTCATTTAAAAAGCCAAAAAAATGTGAAATTATGGCAGTTTTAAATTTCAATAACGATAGCTTTAATCCTTCAAGTAGAGTTAGCATTGATAATGCAATCTCTCGTATAGAGGATTTAATAAGTTTAGGAGTTGATTATATAGATATTGGTATGGTTAGCTCAAGGCCAGGTAGTGAGTATATAGGTGCTAAAGCAGAATTTCAAAGAGTTTCTCCGGTTGTAGATTTAATTTATACTAACAAACTTTATGATAAGGTTGAGTTTAGCCTTGATAGTTTTGATGTTAATTGTTTAGAGTATGCTTTAGATCGTGGATTTAGTTTTGTAAATGATATAAGTGCTGATCCAAATTTGGCTTTTTTAGCTGGAAAATATGGAGCAAAATATTGCCTAATGCATAAAAATGGAGATCCAAAAACTATGCAAATCAATGTTAAAAATAGCGATATTTTGGAGATAGTTAGTGGATTTTTTGCTCAAAAATTAGATGAGATAAACAGCTCTAAAGCTAAGCAAATTTATCTTGATATAGGTATAGGTTTTGGTAAAACAGCTCGTGATAATATGGCGCTTATTAAGCATTTAGAGCATTTTTTATCCTTTGGGTATCCGCTTTTAGTAGGAGCTAGTAGAAAATCAATAATAGATTATTATAGTCCAAGTAGCGTAGATGAACGTCTAGCTGGAAGTTTGTATCTACATCAAAAAGCGATAGAAAATGGAGCTAGTATCATTCGCACACACGACCCTAAAGAGCATATACAGATGTTAAAATTGCATAATGCATATAAGGATTTAGAGATAGTATGA
- a CDS encoding aspartate kinase — translation MLIVQKYGGTSVGNLERIEEVAKRVIATKDAGHDVVVVVSAMSGVTNQLIEYAEHFAGVQPQSADMDMLLSSGERVTSSLLSIALNSKGYKAVSFSGDMAGIITNNDFTKARIIDIDGAKMKEALKDGKIVIVAGFQGATKDGDTTTLGRGGSDLSAVAVAGALKADLCEIYTDVDGVYTTDPRIEPKARKLDKISYDEMLELASMGAKVLQNRSVELAKKLKVNLVTRSSFNNNEGTLITGEADMEKPGMEQALISGIALDKNQARVTMRGVVDKPGVAAGIFKKLADKNINVDMIIQNTSHEDGTTSLGFTVPQNEMEAARNVVDDGSAKSIEIDSEVVKVSVVGVGMKSHSGIASMAFSSLANEGINIQMISTSEIKISMIVEAKYGELAVRALHKAYELEK, via the coding sequence ATGCTAATTGTTCAAAAATATGGCGGAACTAGTGTTGGAAATTTAGAAAGAATAGAAGAGGTAGCCAAAAGAGTAATTGCTACAAAAGATGCTGGCCATGATGTTGTAGTTGTAGTTTCAGCTATGAGTGGAGTTACAAATCAACTAATAGAGTATGCTGAGCATTTTGCTGGAGTTCAACCGCAAAGTGCAGATATGGATATGCTACTTAGCTCAGGCGAGAGAGTTACAAGCTCACTATTATCAATTGCGTTAAATTCAAAAGGCTATAAAGCTGTATCGTTTAGCGGAGATATGGCTGGAATTATTACTAATAATGACTTTACTAAAGCTAGAATTATTGATATTGATGGAGCTAAGATGAAAGAGGCTCTAAAAGATGGCAAGATAGTTATCGTAGCTGGATTTCAAGGTGCTACTAAAGATGGAGATACTACAACTTTAGGACGCGGAGGAAGCGATTTAAGTGCTGTAGCAGTAGCAGGAGCTTTAAAGGCTGATCTATGCGAGATTTATACTGATGTAGATGGAGTATATACCACAGATCCAAGAATAGAGCCAAAAGCTAGAAAACTTGATAAGATCAGCTATGATGAGATGCTAGAGCTAGCTAGTATGGGTGCAAAAGTATTGCAAAATAGAAGCGTAGAATTAGCTAAAAAATTAAAGGTAAATTTAGTTACAAGAAGTAGTTTTAATAATAATGAAGGCACACTAATAACAGGAGAAGCAGATATGGAAAAACCAGGAATGGAACAAGCATTAATAAGCGGTATAGCATTAGATAAAAATCAAGCAAGAGTAACTATGAGAGGTGTTGTGGATAAACCAGGCGTTGCAGCTGGTATCTTTAAAAAATTAGCTGATAAAAATATTAATGTAGATATGATTATTCAAAATACAAGTCACGAAGATGGCACTACAAGCCTTGGATTTACAGTTCCGCAAAATGAGATGGAAGCTGCTAGAAATGTAGTTGATGATGGTAGTGCAAAATCAATAGAGATAGATAGCGAAGTAGTAAAGGTAAGCGTAGTAGGTGTAGGTATGAAAAGTCATAGCGGTATTGCTTCTATGGCGTTTTCTAGTCTTGCAAATGAGGGAATTAATATTCAAATGATCTCTACAAGTGAGATTAAAATCTCAATGATAGTAGAAGCAAAATATGGCGAATTAGCCGTAAGAGCACTCCATAAAGCTTATGAGTTAGAAAAATAA
- a CDS encoding RNA pyrophosphohydrolase: MDKGKRYRPNVAAIILSPSYPLECKVFIAQRHDISGAWQFPQGGIDEGESPKEALFRELEEEIGTSEVEILCEHPKWLEYDFPENIAKKMAPYDGQRQRYFLVRLKPNAKIDLATKHPEFDDYCFMPVNDVLSKVNHFKKGAYAKVLKYFKDEGFI, translated from the coding sequence ATGGATAAAGGCAAGAGATATCGCCCAAATGTAGCGGCGATTATTTTATCTCCATCTTATCCTTTAGAGTGCAAAGTATTCATCGCCCAAAGACATGATATTAGTGGGGCTTGGCAGTTTCCACAAGGCGGGATCGATGAAGGCGAATCACCCAAAGAGGCTCTTTTTAGAGAGCTTGAAGAGGAGATAGGTACAAGCGAGGTAGAGATCTTATGCGAGCATCCTAAATGGCTTGAGTATGATTTTCCTGAGAATATCGCTAAGAAAATGGCTCCATATGATGGGCAAAGGCAGCGATATTTTTTAGTTAGATTAAAGCCAAATGCTAAAATAGATCTTGCAACAAAGCATCCTGAATTTGATGATTACTGCTTTATGCCTGTAAATGATGTATTAAGCAAGGTTAATCACTTTAAAAAGGGCGCATATGCCAAGGTGCTTAAATACTTTAAAGATGAAGGGTTTATATAA
- the hemW gene encoding radical SAM family heme chaperone HemW — protein MHIYIHIPFCESKCPYCAFGSHSDQFSITKQYFKALTKEIKATNFNKKISTIFIGGGTPSSVDARFYDEIFEYLRPNLSYDCEITSEANPNSANLKWLEHIRALGVNRLSLGAQSFDEKKLKFLGRIHNAKRVFKAVEDAKIAKFENINVDIMYGTKLDTKALLLNEVKALNELKITHISAYSLMLESEFSTKISYQKDSPILAQFLINSLQDIGFKQYEISNFGQICQHNLSYWRGDDYYGFGAYAVGTTGLKRYKGATNLNSYINNPFKKSIEELSYEDKMAERVFLGLRSIIGVSLDDLTPNMLQKAQILINEGKLIAKNNRIYNPNFLLSDEIYLYLS, from the coding sequence TTGCATATCTATATTCATATCCCATTTTGTGAATCAAAATGTCCATATTGTGCTTTTGGCTCACATAGTGATCAATTTTCTATAACTAAACAATATTTTAAAGCATTAACAAAAGAGATAAAAGCTACTAATTTTAATAAAAAAATCTCTACAATATTTATCGGTGGAGGTACGCCAAGTAGTGTAGATGCTAGATTTTATGATGAAATTTTTGAGTACTTAAGGCCAAATTTAAGCTATGATTGCGAGATTACAAGTGAGGCAAACCCAAATTCAGCTAATTTAAAATGGCTTGAACATATAAGAGCTCTTGGAGTAAATAGATTAAGTCTAGGAGCGCAAAGTTTTGATGAGAAAAAGCTCAAATTCTTAGGTAGAATTCATAACGCCAAAAGAGTTTTTAAAGCTGTAGAAGATGCCAAAATAGCTAAATTTGAAAATATAAATGTAGATATAATGTATGGCACAAAGCTTGATACAAAAGCCTTACTTTTAAACGAAGTAAAAGCACTAAATGAGTTAAAAATAACCCATATATCAGCCTATAGTTTAATGCTTGAAAGCGAGTTTAGTACTAAAATTTCATATCAAAAAGATAGTCCGATTTTAGCTCAATTTCTTATAAATTCACTCCAAGATATAGGATTTAAGCAGTATGAAATTTCAAATTTTGGCCAAATTTGCCAACACAATCTTAGCTACTGGCGTGGTGATGATTATTATGGATTTGGCGCATACGCAGTAGGTACAACTGGGCTAAAAAGATACAAAGGTGCTACAAATCTAAATAGCTATATTAATAATCCTTTTAAAAAAAGTATTGAAGAGTTAAGTTATGAGGATAAAATGGCTGAAAGAGTATTTTTAGGTCTTAGGAGTATCATTGGTGTTAGTTTAGATGATTTAACTCCAAATATGCTTCAAAAGGCTCAAATATTAATTAATGAAGGTAAATTAATAGCCAAAAATAATCGAATTTATAATCCAAATTTTTTATTATCTGATGAGATATATTTATACTTAAGCTAG
- the ligA gene encoding NAD-dependent DNA ligase LigA: MNQKEYLEAVNKLNDWARAYYTDDTPMASDDEYDALYHKVVEFERLNPDLKAVFSPTNRVGGEILEQFTKLSHKARMWSMEDIFSDDELLAWIERGKKGEQRFFVEPKFDGASLNLTYENGVLISAATRGDGSIGEDVTSNARVISSVPLQIPYSGLIEIRGEVVITKSDFEKINANRAKDGQNLLANPRNAAAGSLRQLDSSITKSRKLKFYPWGVGANDLKFDTHSDMMDFVRSLGFLRDDFCKICSSIDEIRQAYDELLSLRDEKPIMMDGMVVRINSLAKCDELGFTVKFPKFMVAYKFPAIQKSAKLIDVALQVGRTGVVTPVGVLDGVEIDGAFVRNVTLHNFDEIERLGLMKGDMVCVIRSGDVIPKITDVYKARRDGQEVAISRPCKCPECGSELLDEGAFIKCQNLSCKARVVSSIIYFASKKCMNIDGLGDAIIELLYKNGKISSIIDIYRLDSSSFDGLEGFKSKKIENTLNAIKASQKPPLHRFITSLGIEHIGEVAAKKIATVYPSKWLDLSMDELLNLDGFGEAMALSYLEFMRVNRIKVVELLEYITPIIDEINTTQNIFSGKTVVITGTLSRPRDEIKAELESFGAKVSGSVSSKSDFVLSGESSGSKYQKALSLGIKIIDEIEYERLKNES; the protein is encoded by the coding sequence ATGAATCAAAAAGAGTATTTAGAAGCAGTAAATAAGCTAAATGATTGGGCTAGAGCCTACTACACAGATGATACACCTATGGCAAGTGATGATGAGTATGATGCTTTATATCATAAGGTAGTTGAATTTGAGAGATTAAATCCAGATCTTAAGGCGGTATTTTCACCAACTAACCGAGTTGGTGGTGAGATTTTAGAGCAATTTACGAAGCTATCTCACAAAGCTAGAATGTGGTCAATGGAAGATATTTTTAGCGATGATGAACTTTTGGCTTGGATTGAGCGAGGAAAAAAGGGAGAACAGAGATTTTTTGTAGAGCCTAAATTTGATGGTGCAAGCTTAAATTTAACCTATGAAAATGGAGTTTTAATAAGTGCAGCTACTCGCGGAGATGGATCCATTGGTGAAGATGTTACTAGCAATGCTAGGGTTATTAGTTCTGTGCCTTTACAGATTCCATATAGCGGTCTTATTGAAATTAGAGGCGAAGTAGTTATAACTAAAAGTGATTTTGAAAAGATTAATGCTAATCGTGCTAAAGATGGCCAAAATTTACTAGCTAATCCTAGAAATGCAGCTGCTGGTAGCCTAAGACAATTAGACTCAAGTATAACAAAATCTAGAAAATTAAAATTTTACCCATGGGGCGTGGGTGCAAATGATCTTAAATTTGATACTCATAGTGATATGATGGATTTTGTTAGATCTTTAGGATTTTTAAGAGATGATTTTTGCAAGATTTGTAGCAGTATAGATGAGATTAGACAAGCTTATGATGAGCTTTTATCTTTAAGAGATGAAAAGCCTATAATGATGGATGGCATGGTAGTTCGTATTAATAGCTTGGCAAAATGCGATGAATTAGGATTTACAGTAAAATTTCCTAAATTTATGGTAGCCTATAAATTTCCAGCTATTCAAAAATCAGCTAAGCTTATAGATGTAGCCTTGCAAGTTGGTAGAACAGGTGTAGTCACGCCTGTTGGAGTTCTTGATGGGGTTGAGATTGATGGGGCTTTTGTTAGAAATGTTACATTACATAACTTCGATGAGATTGAGCGTCTAGGTCTTATGAAAGGCGATATGGTTTGCGTGATTAGAAGTGGCGATGTAATACCTAAGATTACTGATGTATATAAGGCCAGAAGAGATGGCCAAGAAGTAGCGATAAGCCGTCCATGCAAATGCCCTGAGTGTGGAAGTGAGCTTTTAGATGAAGGGGCATTTATTAAGTGTCAAAATTTAAGCTGCAAGGCTAGAGTTGTAAGCTCTATCATATATTTTGCTTCTAAGAAGTGTATGAATATAGATGGTCTTGGTGATGCAATTATAGAGCTTCTTTATAAAAATGGTAAAATCTCAAGTATAATTGATATATATAGATTAGATAGTTCTAGTTTTGATGGATTAGAGGGTTTTAAGAGTAAAAAAATTGAAAATACTCTAAATGCTATAAAAGCAAGTCAAAAACCACCACTTCATAGATTTATCACTTCGCTTGGGATTGAACATATTGGTGAAGTAGCAGCTAAAAAGATAGCTACAGTTTATCCTAGTAAATGGCTAGACCTTAGTATGGATGAGCTTTTAAATTTAGATGGTTTTGGCGAAGCGATGGCGCTTAGCTATTTGGAGTTTATGCGTGTTAATCGTATCAAAGTAGTAGAGTTATTAGAGTATATAACTCCAATTATAGATGAAATAAACACTACTCAAAATATATTTAGCGGTAAAACAGTAGTAATAACTGGCACTCTTTCTCGCCCTAGAGATGAGATTAAGGCTGAATTAGAGAGCTTTGGAGCAAAGGTTAGCGGGTCAGTATCATCTAAAAGTGATTTTGTATTAAGCGGAGAATCAAGCGGAAGTAAATATCAAAAGGCTTTATCTTTAGGTATTAAAATAATAGATGAGATAGAGTATGAAAGATTAAAAAATGAGAGCTGA